One bacterium DNA segment encodes these proteins:
- a CDS encoding protease, whose protein sequence is MCGLLLVFLISGAFAVEESRLLRFPAVSAESIVFTYAGDLYSVPVNGGLARRLTAHDGFEMFARFSPDGQWLAFTGQYDGNTEVFLMPAQGGDPVRLTHTATLSRDDVSDRMGPNNIVMGWTPDGKEIIYRSRQISFNDFIGQLFQVSRDGGASQQLPLPRGGFCSWSPDGKRLAYNRVFREFRTWKRYRGGQADDIWIYDVAAKTTENITSDPAQDIIPMWIGQRIYFISDRDENKRMNLYVYDLSTRQTRCLTQFKEYDIKFPSCSSQAVVFENGGFLYRFDVATEACVKIPILIANDMPDSRREIKNVAEGIYASAISPDGKRALLNSHGEIFSLPAKNGPTRNLTATPAIHERHPQWSPDGSRIVFISDRSGEDEIYVMEVSGRHDAVQITFGDSTYKYAPLWSPDGKKVLWSDRRQRLRCVDVDSRKIIEVASAARFEIRDYSWSPDSRWVAYTRPEEMGMSKVYLTRLQDGVTGAVTDGWYESYQPEFSADGKYLLLISNRDFNPIYSQTEWNHAYQDMARIYLLTLAQETPSPLAPQSDEVEVKKLPAAEKETGKAAATKKADTTLVKVDLEGLRNRLVALPIPAGRYGRLAGATDQVFYLRVTGRDEKPRLFTWKFKDRKETDLGQLDEFSLSANGKKMLVRQNKTWAIIDLPSAAVEIKEKLDLSAMDMNVDPRAEWSQIFNECWRQMRDFFYAPNMHGVDWPAMRQKYAALLPSVRHRADLTYVIGEMISELNVGHAYVGGGDRPLPKRVKTGLLGARLVRDSSSGYYRFVKILRGQNWNAKLRSPLTEIGVDVREGDYLLAVDGCSMKNLTDPYAALLNTAGKQVSLTVNGKPETAGQREVVVVPIDDESGLYYYEWVQNNIEKVNRATGGRVGYLHVPDMGVAGLNEFVKYFYPQLQKKALIIDVRGNGGGNVSPMLIERLRREITMIEISRNTTPSTEPYQMLWGPKVCLIDEFSASDGDLFPYQFKKLNMGKLIGKRTWGGVVGIRGSLPLLDGGYLNRPEFSRYDVEGKEWVIEGVGVEPDIVVDNDPAREFAGIDDQLNKAIEVVLQELQTSENVVPPAPPYPKK, encoded by the coding sequence TTGTGTGGTCTGTTGCTTGTGTTTTTAATCAGCGGAGCTTTCGCTGTAGAGGAATCCCGCCTGCTGCGGTTTCCGGCCGTCTCTGCCGAATCCATCGTCTTTACCTATGCCGGTGATCTGTACAGCGTACCCGTCAACGGAGGCCTGGCCCGCCGGCTGACCGCGCATGATGGATTCGAAATGTTCGCCCGTTTCTCCCCCGACGGCCAATGGCTGGCGTTCACCGGCCAATACGACGGCAACACGGAAGTTTTTCTGATGCCGGCCCAGGGCGGTGATCCTGTCCGCCTGACCCATACCGCCACTCTGTCGCGCGACGATGTCTCGGATCGCATGGGTCCCAATAACATTGTGATGGGCTGGACGCCGGACGGAAAAGAGATCATCTATCGTTCTCGGCAGATCAGCTTTAACGATTTTATCGGCCAACTGTTTCAGGTAAGCCGCGACGGCGGCGCTTCGCAGCAACTGCCTCTGCCGCGCGGCGGATTCTGCTCCTGGTCTCCGGACGGTAAACGGCTGGCCTATAACCGCGTTTTTCGCGAATTCCGCACCTGGAAACGGTATCGCGGCGGCCAGGCTGATGACATCTGGATCTATGATGTTGCGGCCAAGACGACGGAGAACATCACCAGCGATCCGGCGCAGGACATCATCCCTATGTGGATCGGCCAGCGCATCTATTTCATCTCCGATCGCGATGAAAACAAGCGCATGAACCTCTACGTCTACGACCTGTCAACGCGGCAGACCCGTTGTTTGACCCAGTTTAAAGAGTATGACATCAAATTTCCCTCCTGCAGCAGCCAGGCCGTTGTGTTCGAAAACGGCGGCTTTCTATACCGCTTTGATGTGGCCACTGAGGCCTGCGTCAAAATACCGATTCTCATCGCCAACGATATGCCGGACAGCCGTAGAGAGATCAAAAACGTCGCTGAGGGCATCTATGCCTCTGCAATCTCACCTGACGGCAAACGTGCGCTGCTCAACAGCCACGGCGAAATTTTTTCTCTGCCGGCCAAAAACGGGCCGACGCGCAATCTGACCGCCACTCCGGCCATTCATGAACGCCATCCGCAGTGGTCGCCGGACGGCAGCCGCATCGTTTTCATCTCCGACCGCAGCGGGGAAGACGAGATCTATGTCATGGAGGTGTCCGGCCGCCACGACGCGGTTCAGATCACATTCGGCGACAGCACCTACAAGTACGCTCCGCTCTGGTCGCCGGACGGAAAGAAAGTGCTGTGGTCTGACCGTCGGCAACGCCTGCGCTGCGTGGACGTCGATTCGCGCAAGATCATCGAAGTGGCGTCCGCCGCACGGTTTGAAATCCGCGACTACAGCTGGTCTCCGGACAGCCGGTGGGTTGCTTACACCCGGCCCGAGGAAATGGGCATGAGCAAAGTGTATCTGACACGACTGCAGGATGGGGTCACTGGAGCGGTGACCGACGGATGGTACGAGTCTTATCAGCCCGAGTTCAGTGCAGACGGAAAATACCTCTTGTTGATCTCCAACCGGGATTTCAATCCGATCTACAGCCAGACGGAATGGAATCATGCGTATCAGGACATGGCGCGCATCTATCTGCTGACCCTGGCCCAAGAGACGCCTTCGCCGTTGGCGCCGCAGAGCGATGAGGTGGAGGTCAAAAAACTCCCGGCCGCAGAAAAGGAAACCGGCAAGGCGGCCGCGACGAAAAAGGCGGATACCACGCTGGTCAAAGTCGATCTGGAGGGCTTGCGCAATCGCCTGGTGGCGTTGCCGATTCCGGCCGGCCGCTATGGGCGGCTTGCCGGCGCCACAGATCAGGTGTTTTACCTCCGGGTCACCGGCCGTGATGAAAAGCCGCGGCTGTTCACTTGGAAGTTCAAAGATCGCAAAGAGACGGATCTCGGCCAGCTGGATGAGTTTAGCCTGTCGGCCAACGGGAAAAAGATGCTGGTCCGGCAGAATAAAACGTGGGCCATCATCGACCTGCCGTCCGCAGCGGTGGAGATAAAGGAAAAACTCGATCTGTCCGCCATGGATATGAATGTGGACCCCCGGGCGGAGTGGAGCCAGATCTTTAACGAGTGCTGGCGGCAGATGCGCGACTTTTTCTACGCACCCAACATGCATGGCGTGGACTGGCCGGCGATGCGGCAGAAATACGCCGCCCTACTGCCGTCCGTACGGCATCGCGCGGATTTGACCTATGTCATCGGAGAGATGATCTCTGAGCTCAACGTGGGTCATGCCTATGTCGGCGGCGGCGACCGGCCGCTGCCTAAGCGGGTGAAAACCGGATTGCTGGGCGCCCGGCTTGTGCGGGATTCCAGCAGCGGCTATTACAGGTTCGTAAAAATTCTACGCGGCCAGAATTGGAATGCCAAGCTTCGATCCCCCCTGACCGAGATCGGCGTCGACGTCCGAGAGGGCGATTATCTTTTGGCGGTGGACGGCTGCTCCATGAAAAATTTGACCGATCCTTATGCCGCGTTGCTCAACACCGCCGGCAAGCAGGTGAGCCTCACCGTCAATGGCAAGCCTGAGACCGCCGGTCAACGCGAGGTGGTGGTCGTTCCCATCGACGATGAGTCGGGTTTGTACTATTACGAATGGGTGCAGAACAACATCGAAAAGGTGAACCGCGCCACCGGCGGACGCGTCGGCTATCTGCATGTGCCGGATATGGGCGTAGCGGGATTGAATGAGTTCGTCAAATATTTTTATCCACAGCTGCAGAAAAAGGCTCTGATCATCGATGTGCGCGGCAATGGCGGCGGCAACGTGTCGCCCATGCTCATCGAACGGCTGCGCCGCGAGATCACCATGATCGAAATCAGCCGCAATACGACGCCGTCCACAGAGCCGTATCAAATGCTCTGGGGGCCTAAGGTCTGCCTCATCGACGAGTTCTCCGCATCCGACGGCGACCTCTTTCCCTATCAATTCAAAAAGCTGAACATGGGCAAATTGATCGGCAAGCGCACCTGGGGCGGCGTGGTCGGCATCCGCGGCTCGCTGCCGCTGTTGGACGGCGGCTATCTCAACCGTCCGGAATTTTCCCGCTATGATGTGGAAGGCAAAGAGTGGGTGATCGAAGGGGTGGGTGTGGAACCGGATATCGTGGTGGACAACGATCCGGCGCGCGAGTTTGCAGGCATCGATGATCAGCTGAACAAGGCCATCGAGGTGGTGCTGCAGGAACTGCAGACAAGTGAAAATGTCGTGCCCCCCGCGCCCCCTTATCCGAAAAAGTAG
- the wecB gene encoding UDP-N-acetylglucosamine 2-epimerase (non-hydrolyzing), protein MKIMTIVGARPQFVKAAPVSRALRKIADEFLLHTGQHYDANMSQLFFDELEIPAPDLNLEIGSGPHGLQTGQMLVAIEKALMAQQPDWVLVYGDTNSTLAGAVAAAKLNIPIAHVEAGLRSFNRLMPEEINRILTDRISALLLCPTRTAVTHLADEGIRSGVHWTGDVMYDAALHFAALAEIKSTVLQKLNLQPRSYVLATVHRAQNTDEPAALSRIMEALLQSGQTIVFPVHPRTAGFLHKYGLMEKLIASGRIRVLEPVGYLDMICLEKNARRIVTDSGGVQKEAYFFQTPCITLREETEWSETVDDGWNVLTGTDPQKIVHAVSSFNPTRPQGRHYGDGQAADRIAEIISKTGAGRPTDL, encoded by the coding sequence ATGAAAATAATGACCATTGTCGGCGCCAGACCGCAGTTCGTCAAGGCGGCGCCGGTCTCCCGTGCGCTGCGCAAAATCGCAGATGAATTTTTGCTTCATACCGGCCAGCATTACGACGCCAATATGTCGCAGCTTTTTTTCGATGAACTGGAAATCCCTGCACCGGATCTCAATCTGGAGATCGGCTCCGGTCCCCATGGACTGCAGACCGGACAGATGCTGGTGGCTATCGAAAAAGCATTGATGGCCCAGCAACCGGACTGGGTGCTGGTGTACGGCGACACCAACTCTACTCTGGCCGGCGCTGTGGCCGCCGCGAAACTGAACATACCTATCGCCCATGTGGAGGCGGGCCTGCGCAGCTTTAATCGGCTGATGCCAGAGGAGATCAATCGCATTTTGACCGACCGGATCTCTGCGCTGCTCTTGTGTCCCACGCGCACGGCGGTAACCCACCTGGCCGATGAGGGCATCCGCAGCGGCGTCCATTGGACCGGAGATGTAATGTACGATGCCGCGCTTCATTTCGCCGCTCTGGCGGAAATAAAGTCGACTGTGCTGCAAAAGTTGAATCTTCAGCCGCGCTCGTACGTGCTGGCCACCGTCCATCGGGCGCAGAACACCGATGAGCCCGCGGCGCTGTCCCGCATCATGGAGGCGTTGCTGCAAAGCGGACAGACTATCGTGTTCCCGGTCCATCCGCGCACTGCGGGGTTTCTACATAAATACGGATTAATGGAAAAACTAATCGCCTCCGGCCGCATCAGGGTGTTGGAACCGGTGGGGTATCTGGATATGATCTGTTTGGAAAAGAACGCCCGGCGTATCGTTACCGATTCCGGCGGTGTACAGAAAGAGGCCTATTTTTTTCAAACGCCGTGCATCACCCTGCGTGAGGAGACCGAATGGAGCGAAACCGTAGACGACGGCTGGAACGTGCTCACCGGGACTGATCCGCAAAAGATCGTCCACGCTGTTTCCTCTTTTAATCCGACCAGGCCACAGGGCCGGCATTATGGAGACGGCCAGGCGGCGGATCGTATTGCAGAGATCATATCCAAGACGGGCGCCGGCCGGCCCACAGATCTTTGA